In Bombus huntii isolate Logan2020A chromosome 9, iyBomHunt1.1, whole genome shotgun sequence, a single window of DNA contains:
- the LOC126869869 gene encoding uncharacterized protein LOC126869869 translates to MFCLKGRNSGDTKLREMLRQDDFGWWLSNEDDLKSPRSTRSKDRRSVGSSESMFSCIDSDDSESYVLAQEFKQECNGNYEKIELTSLINEDWDVNLIELDAIKKKADIAPFLAEDETRYSDDSNPKSQDSHGTCYTPERLVRSQKYRILAPSPRYLSISQMRDVTNNPWKTSHYRHQLDCLIDSNQDGGMQMKTFTNPNPKEIVVPIIDLHRWKKYERIYNGDNGTINDKNETKTEDMSDYSSSLNVSDYSFSKRSSCERLNDTWENSGKMETRDSFSGCSETTPFEDTSGIQSNDSSSNTHTSNMQSTPPLCLSDELATTNYKLDNTQGQRSTTNEVVSILEVLDTNPEKAMVLLEEDSFHDSTSSHDQLTRLALTIETDENMPGVLEKEHLIHLQNKIRKLQASNKDICRDISNLRKNFQCDEQKMADISSDTSKLRQDVHDLRYLDDLLNLLRGELERISKRNWPFVIGRIGHHTEEMNLIV, encoded by the exons ATGTTTTGTCTAAAAGGAAGAAACAGTGGCGATACGAAGCTTAGAGAGATGTTGAGACAGGATGATTTTGGATGGTGGTTGAGCAACGAGGACGATCTAAAATCGCCTAGATCAACTCGTAGCAAAGATCGTCGATCGGTGGGATCGTCGGAATCGATGTTTTCCTGCATAGATTCTGACGACAGCGAAAGTTATGTCCTTGCGCAGGAATTCAAACAAGAATGCAACGGTAATTACGAGAAAATAGAACTTAcgtcgttaattaacgaagaTTGGGACGTGAATCTTATCGAGCTAGATGCGATTAAGAAAAAAGCG GACATCGCGCCATTTCTAGCGGAAGACGAGACACGATATTCGGACGATTCGAACCCGAAGTCGCAGGACTCGCACGGCACGTGCTACACACCGGAAAGGCTGGTCAGATCTCAGAAGTACCGAATACTAGCGCCGTCGCCCCGCTACTTGTCGATCTCTCAAATGAGAGACGTGACAAATAATCCATGGAAGACGTCTCACTACCGCCACCAGTTGGACTGTCTTATCGACTCCAACCAAGATG GTGGAATGCAAATGAAAACTTTCACGAATCCCAATCCGAAGGAAATAGTGGTACCGATAATTGACTTGCATCGTTGGAAAAAATATGAACGAATCTATAACGGGGACAACGGGACGATAAACgataaaaacgaaacgaaaacgGAAGACATGTCCGATTATTCAAGCAGTCTGAACGTGTCCGATTATTCGTTCAGCAAGAGATCCAGTTGCGAGAGATTGAATGACACATGGGAGAACAGTGGCAAGATGGAGACACGCGACTCTTTTAGCGGTTGCTCTGAAACGACTCCGTTCGAAGACACTTCCGGTATCCAGAGCAACGATTCGAGCTCCAATACCCACACCTCGAATATGCAAAGCACTCCTCCTCTCTGTCTCAGTGACGAGTTGGCAACGACGAATTACAAACTCGATAACACACAG GGACAACGTTCTACTACCAATGAGGTGGTATCGATTCTTGAAGTACTCGACACAAATCCCGAGAAAGCTATGGTTCTTCTTGAGGAAGATAGTTTTCACGACAGCACGTCCTCACACGATCAATTGACCAGGCTGGCCTTGACCATTGAAACGGATGAGAATATGCCGGGAGTTCTCGAGAAAGAACATTTAATTCATCTTCAAAACAAAATAAGGAAACTTCAAGCTAGCAACAAAGACATTTGTCGAGACATATCTAATCTTCGAAAGAACTTTCAA TGTGACGAACAGAAAATGGCAGACATCTCGTCCGATACCAGCAAACTACGACAGGACGTACATGATCTGCGATATCTCGACGATCTTCTGAATCTCTTACGGGGAGAATTGGAAAGGATCTCGAAAAGAAATTGGCCATTTGTTATAGGACGTATAGGACATCATACGGAGGAAATGAATCTCATCGTGTGA